A genomic window from Salvia hispanica cultivar TCC Black 2014 chromosome 5, UniMelb_Shisp_WGS_1.0, whole genome shotgun sequence includes:
- the LOC125188771 gene encoding guanine nucleotide-binding protein subunit beta-like protein has product MAQEQLILRGTMRAHTDWVTAIATPIDNSDMIVTASRDKSIIVWALTKEDRTYGVARRRLTGHSHFVQDVVLSSDGQFALSGSWDGELRLWDLAAGTTARRFVGHTKDVLSVAFSVDNRQIVSASRDKSIKLWNTLGECKYTIQDQDAHTDWVSCVRFSPNTLQPTIVSGSWDRTVKIWNLTNCKLRSTLAGHSGYVNTTAVSPDGSLCASGGKDGVILLWDLAEGKRLYSLDAGSIIHSLCFSPNKYWLCAATESSIKIWDLESKSVVVDLKVDLKQESEMVAEGSQTAAGKTKVIYCTSLNWSADGSTLFSGYTDGVVRVWGVGRY; this is encoded by the exons ATGGCGCAGGAGCAGCTGATTCTCCGCGGCACCATGCGTGCCCACACCGACTGGGTGACCGCCATCGCCACCCCGATCGACAACTCCGACATGATCGTCACCGCCTCCCGCGACAAATCCATCATCGTCTGGGCCCTCACCAAGGAGGACCGCACCTACGGCGTCGCCCGCCGCCGCCTCACCGGCCACTCTCACTTCGTCCAGGACGTCGTCCTCTCCTCCGACGGCCAGTTCGCCCTCTCCGGCTCCTGGGACGGCGAGCTCCGCCTCTGGGACCTCGCCGCCGGCACCACCGCCCGCCGCTTCGTCGGCCACACCAAGGACGTCCTCTCCGTCGCCTTCTCCGTCGATAACCGCCAGATCGTCTCCGCCTCCCGCGACAAGTCGATTAAGCTCTGGAACACCCTCGGCGAGTGCAAGTACACCATTCAGGATCAGGACGCCCACACCGATTGGGTCTCCTGCGTCCGGTTCTCCCCCAATACCTTGCAGCCGACTATTGTCTCCGGCTCCTGGGATCGGACCGTTAAGATCTGGAATTTGACCAATTGCAAGCTCCGCTCCACTCTCGCCGGCCACTCTGGGTACGTCAACACCACGGCGGTCTCGCCTGATGGTTCTCTCTGCGCTAGCGGAGGAAAGGACGGTGTGATTTTGCTGTGGGATTTGGCGGAGGGGAAGAGGCTCTACTCGTTGGATGCTGGATCGATTATCCACTCCCTCTGCTTTAGCCCTAACAAGTACTGGCTCTGCGCTGCCACGGAGTCCAGCATTAAGATTTGGGACTTGGAGAGCAAGAGTGTTGTTGTCGATCTTAAGGTCGATTTGAAGCAGGAGAGCGAGATGGTTGCCGAAGGATCTCAAACCGCCGCTGGAAAAACTAAG GTGATTTACTGCACCAGTCTCAACTGGAGCGCAGATGGAAGCACCCTTTTCAGTGGATATACAGATGGAGTTGTGCGGGTTTGGGGTGTCGGACGATACTAA